Proteins from a single region of Primulina tabacum isolate GXHZ01 chromosome 5, ASM2559414v2, whole genome shotgun sequence:
- the LOC142547688 gene encoding malate dehydrogenase, which produces MAKDPVRVLVTGAAGQIGYALVPMIARGVMLGADQPVILHMLDIPPAAEALNGVKMELVDAAFPLLKGVVATTDVVEACTGVSVAVMVGGFPRKEGMERKDVMTKNVSIYKSQASALEKHAAANCKVLVVANPANTNALILKEFAPSIPEKNITCLTRLDHNRALGQISERLNVQVSDVKNAIIWGNHSSTQYPDVNHASVKTSAGEKPVRELVADDEWLNGEFITIVQQRGAAIIKARKFSSALSAASSACDHIRDWVLGTPEGTWVSMGVYSDGSYNVPAGLIYSFPVTCKNGEWSIVQGLPIDEFSRKKLDLTAQELSEEKELAYSCLS; this is translated from the exons ATGGCTAAAGATCCAGTCCGCGTCCTCGTCACCGGAGCTGCAG GACAAATTGGATACGCTCTTGTTCCCATGATTGCTAGGGGAGTTATGTTGGGCGCAGACCAGCCAGTGATCCTTCACATGCTTGATATTCCACCTGCTGCTGAGGCACTTAATGGAGTTAAAATGGAATTGGTGGATGCTGCATTCCCTCTTCTGAAAG GTGTCGTTGCTACAACCGATGTTGTGGAAGCTTGTACTGGTGTCAGTGTTGCTGTAATGGTTGGTGGATTCCCTAGGAAAGAGGGTATGGAGAGGAAAGATGTGATGACGAAGAATGTCTCCATATACAAGTCTCAAGCTTCTGCTCTTGAGAAACATGCTGCTGCTAACTGCAAG GTTTTGGTCGTTGCTAATCCTGCCAACACCAATGCATTAATTCTTAAGGAATTTGCACCATCCATCCCAGAAAAGAATATCACCTGTTTAACCAGATTGGACCATAACAGGGCCCTTGGACAGATTTCGGAGAGATTGAATGTCCAAGTATCTGATGTTAAAAATGCAATTATTTGGGGAAATCACTCCTCAACGCAGTATCCTGATGTCAACCATGCGTCTGTCAAAACTTCAGCTGGAGAGAAACCTGTCCGTGAGCTTGTTGCTGATGATGAATG GTTGAATGGAGAATTCATTACTATTGTCCAGCAACGTGGCGCTGCAATTATCAAAGCTAGAAAGTTTTCCAGTGCACTTTCTGCTGCTAGCTCTGCCTGTGACCATATTCGTGATTGGGTGCTTGGAACTCCAGAG GGTACTTGGGTTTCTATGGGCGTATACTCTGATGGCTCATACAATGTCCCAGCTGGACTTATCTATTCATTCCCAGTTACATGCAAAAATGGAGAGTGGTCCATTGTCCAAG GTCTTCCTATTGATGAATTTTCACGGAAGAAATTGGATTTGACTGCTCAAGAGCTCAGTGAAGAGAAAGAACTGGCATATTCTTGCCTCTCTTAG